The stretch of DNA GGTCAAACACTGACGTCGCACCAACACATCTCGTCCGGGCCGGTGCAGCTGCCCACGGGTCCTTCCGGGCAGCTTCCCGCGTCATCTCGGCCGTTCGTTTGCGTACCGACGGCCCGGGATCGCCCTTGCCGGATTTCCTCGCTGCCGCCTGCCCACCGCAGCGCATTATTGCCAGCCTTGCCGCACGCGGATAAATCAAACTCGCCGCGCCGGAAAGCGACCGCAGAGCCGGCCCGTCTCCTCTCCTCCTCGATATATGACCACCAGCACTGTGTTTCCCACGCCTAACCACTCCGACGCGTGACAGCCGCCGGCGCCGATCTGACCAGCCTCCCTCCGCCTGCCTCGCACGCGCGCCGGGGAAAGGGAAAGGGAAAGGGAAAGGGAGAGAGGATCAGAGGAAGATGTGCTGCTgttgcggcggcggcgaccgCGACCACGACCACGGCTGCCGGCCGCTCGGGTTCCTGCTCGGCCTGCCCTTCGCGCTCCTCGCCGTCCTCGTCTCCATCGTCGGCGCCATCATCTGGATCATCGGGTAcgtttcctcctcctcctcctcgttctgCGAATTTGCCACCACCAACCTGGCTGTTGGTCTGACGTGATCCGCTGGTGCGAGCAGGCTGCCCATCTCGTGCATCTGCCCGTGCTGCCTGTGCGTGACGCTGCTGCtggaggcggcggtggagctcGTCAAGGCGCCGCTGCACGTCATGACGTGGTTCACCTCCAAGATACCCTGCTGATTCCGCGGTGACCAGGGGCCGCTCGCTCGCCCCCTCGCTCATGGCTTAGTCGGCGCTGCACATGCCCGCAGATTcttgttgttttttcccacctGGAAACATATATGTTCGCGGATTGATTGGTGTATATTCGTACCGTGGCTGATGATTCCTGCTCGTTTCCCCCTCTGGTTCGATCGTTTCTGTGATCCCTTCCGGATGTTTGGTGATTGTGACTTTACTTTTCGCGACTGTTAGCGACTGCATGTAGTTCTGTTTCCGTCAGTTTCTTCGGCTGTTGGTTATTCACTTATTTGTCAGCGATTGCTATGGACGATGTCTACCGTGTGCTCTTGTTGATTAGGCTTGTATACAATGCAAGTCTGTTAGGGAAGATGCTTAGAAAAATAAATCAGTATTTCTTTAAGCACCGGTGCTTATTGTAGACGCTTAATCAAGCGTCTCTTCTATGAAAATAGACCATGGTGTTTCAGAAAAATTCAGTTTATTTTTCTAAACACCTTCTTAAACACTTAG from Triticum urartu cultivar G1812 chromosome 3, Tu2.1, whole genome shotgun sequence encodes:
- the LOC125543242 gene encoding signaling peptide TAXIMIN 1; its protein translation is MCCCCGGGDRDHDHGCRPLGFLLGLPFALLAVLVSIVGAIIWIIGLPISCICPCCLCVTLLLEAAVELVKAPLHVMTWFTSKIPC